A window of the Streptomyces formicae genome harbors these coding sequences:
- a CDS encoding bifunctional RNase H/acid phosphatase yields the protein MAARELIVEADGGSRGNPGPAGYGAVVLDPATGEPLAERAEYIGVATNNVAEYRGLVAGLKAAKELAPDAAVHVRMDSKLVVEQMSGRWKIKHPDMKPLAAEAARVFPVGQVTYEWIPREKNKHADRLANEAMDAGKRGRQWEPSASRAALAEDTRAARVVGDAAAGAAKARAALVGAGAGAGAGVRADAPVTVPAPSTPSTPSTPSVGWGPADLGTPATFVLLRHGETALTPEKRFSGSGGTDPELSPVGERQAEAVGTALAARGTIQDVVSSPLKRCRQTAEIVAARLGLGVRIDEGLRETDFGAWEGLTFAEVRERYGDDLDAWLASPKATPTGGGESFATVARRVAATRDRLTEEYRGRTVLLVTHVTPIKTLVRLALGAPPEALFRMELSAASLSAVAYYADGNASLRLLNETSHLR from the coding sequence ATGGCCGCTCGCGAGCTGATCGTCGAGGCCGACGGGGGCTCCCGGGGCAACCCGGGGCCCGCCGGTTACGGTGCGGTCGTCCTCGACCCGGCGACGGGGGAGCCGCTCGCGGAGCGGGCGGAGTACATCGGCGTGGCGACGAACAACGTCGCCGAGTACCGGGGGCTGGTCGCCGGCCTGAAGGCGGCGAAGGAACTCGCCCCGGACGCCGCCGTCCACGTCCGCATGGACTCCAAGCTCGTCGTCGAGCAGATGTCGGGCCGCTGGAAGATCAAGCACCCGGACATGAAGCCGCTGGCCGCGGAGGCGGCGCGGGTCTTCCCGGTCGGGCAGGTCACGTACGAGTGGATCCCGCGCGAGAAGAACAAGCACGCGGACCGGCTCGCGAACGAGGCGATGGACGCGGGCAAGCGGGGCAGGCAGTGGGAGCCGTCCGCCTCGCGGGCCGCGCTCGCCGAGGACACGCGCGCCGCGCGGGTCGTCGGGGACGCGGCGGCGGGCGCGGCGAAGGCGCGGGCGGCACTGGTCGGCGCGGGTGCTGGTGCTGGTGCCGGTGTGCGTGCCGACGCGCCGGTGACCGTCCCGGCGCCGTCCACGCCGTCCACGCCGTCCACGCCGTCCGTCGGATGGGGGCCCGCCGACCTCGGGACGCCGGCCACGTTCGTCCTGCTGCGGCACGGCGAGACGGCGCTGACCCCGGAGAAGCGCTTCTCCGGCAGCGGCGGCACCGACCCCGAACTGTCACCGGTCGGCGAGCGGCAGGCCGAGGCCGTGGGGACGGCGCTGGCCGCGCGCGGCACGATCCAGGACGTCGTCTCCTCGCCGCTGAAGCGCTGCCGCCAGACCGCGGAGATCGTCGCGGCCCGCCTCGGGCTCGGCGTACGGATCGACGAGGGCCTGCGCGAGACGGACTTCGGCGCGTGGGAGGGCCTGACGTTCGCAGAGGTCCGCGAGCGGTACGGGGACGACCTCGACGCCTGGCTCGCCTCCCCGAAGGCCACCCCGACCGGCGGCGGCGAGAGCTTCGCGACGGTGGCGAGGCGGGTCGCGGCGACGCGGGACCGCCTGACGGAGGAGTACCGCGGCCGCACGGTCCTCCTGGTCACCCACGTCACCCCGATCAAGACCCTGGTCCGCCTGGCCCTGGGCGCGCCCCCGGAGGCGCTGTTCCGCATGGAGCTGTCTGCGGCGTCGCTGTCGGCGGTGGCGTACTACGCGGACGGCAACGCGTCGCTGCGGCTGCTGAACGAGACGTCCCACTTGCGCTGA
- the yaaA gene encoding peroxide stress protein YaaA, whose amino-acid sequence MLVLLPPSEGKAASGRGAPLKPDSLSLPALAGARAAVLDELVGLCQGDEEKAREVLGLSEGLRGEIAKNAALRTAGARPAGEIYTGVLYDALGLATLDAAARRRARQWLLVFSGLWGAVRVNDRIPSYRCSMGVKLPGIGALGGYWRGPMASALPEVAGGGLILDLRSSAYAAAWRPKGELAGRTATVRVLHAPTRKVVSHFNKATKGRIVRSLLVAGAAPAGPAELVEALRDLGYVVEAGAPGGSSGKAWSLDVLVDEIH is encoded by the coding sequence GTGCTCGTGCTGTTGCCGCCGTCGGAGGGCAAGGCCGCTTCCGGCCGTGGGGCACCGCTCAAGCCGGATTCGCTGTCGCTGCCCGCCCTCGCAGGGGCGCGCGCCGCAGTGCTCGACGAACTGGTCGGGCTGTGCCAGGGCGACGAGGAGAAGGCCCGCGAGGTGCTCGGGCTGAGCGAGGGGTTGCGCGGCGAGATCGCGAAGAACGCGGCGCTGCGGACGGCCGGGGCGCGGCCGGCCGGGGAGATCTACACGGGCGTGCTGTACGACGCGCTCGGCCTGGCCACGCTCGACGCGGCGGCGCGCAGGCGGGCTCGGCAGTGGCTGCTGGTCTTCTCCGGGCTGTGGGGCGCGGTCCGGGTGAACGACCGGATCCCGTCGTACCGGTGCTCGATGGGCGTGAAGCTGCCGGGGATCGGGGCGCTGGGCGGGTACTGGCGGGGCCCGATGGCCTCCGCGCTGCCTGAGGTCGCGGGCGGCGGGCTGATCCTCGACCTCAGGTCGTCGGCGTACGCGGCGGCGTGGCGGCCGAAGGGCGAGCTCGCGGGCCGTACGGCGACGGTGCGGGTGCTGCACGCGCCGACCCGGAAGGTCGTCAGCCACTTCAACAAGGCGACGAAGGGCCGGATCGTACGGAGCCTGCTCGTGGCGGGGGCGGCACCGGCGGGTCCTGCGGAGCTGGTGGAGGCGCTGCGGGATCTGGGGTACGTGGTGGAGGCGGGGGCGCCGGGCGGGTCGTCCGGGAAGGCGTGGTCGCTGGACGTGCTGGTGGACGAGATCCACTAG
- a CDS encoding zinc ribbon domain-containing protein, with amino-acid sequence MNAAPADQIRLLDVQALDVRLSQIAHKRKSLPEHAELETLNKDLTQLRDLLVAAQTEESDCAREQTKAEQDVDQVRQRAARDQQRLDSGAVTSPKDLESLQHEIVSLAKRQGDLEDVVLEVMERRESAQERVTELTDRVASVQAKTDDATARRDAAYEELDGEAASVAKEREVVAGSVPADLMKLYEKLREQQGGIGAARLYQRRCEGCHIELNITELNEVRAAAADAVVRCENCRRILVRTSESGL; translated from the coding sequence CTGAACGCCGCGCCCGCCGACCAGATCCGCCTCCTCGACGTCCAGGCCCTCGACGTCCGCCTGTCGCAGATCGCGCACAAGCGCAAGTCGCTGCCCGAGCACGCCGAGCTGGAGACGCTGAACAAGGACCTCACGCAACTGCGCGACCTGCTCGTGGCCGCGCAGACGGAGGAGAGCGACTGCGCCCGCGAGCAGACCAAGGCCGAGCAGGACGTCGACCAGGTGCGCCAGCGCGCCGCCCGCGACCAGCAGCGCCTCGACTCCGGCGCGGTCACCTCCCCGAAGGACCTGGAGAGCCTCCAGCACGAGATCGTCTCGCTCGCCAAGCGCCAGGGCGACCTGGAGGACGTCGTCCTGGAGGTCATGGAGCGCCGTGAGTCCGCGCAGGAACGTGTCACCGAGCTGACCGACCGCGTCGCCTCGGTCCAGGCGAAGACGGACGACGCGACCGCCCGCAGGGACGCGGCGTACGAGGAGCTCGACGGCGAGGCCGCCTCCGTCGCCAAGGAGCGCGAGGTCGTCGCCGGGTCCGTGCCTGCCGACCTGATGAAGCTGTACGAGAAGCTGCGCGAGCAGCAGGGCGGGATCGGCGCGGCACGGCTCTACCAGCGCCGCTGCGAGGGCTGCCACATCGAGCTCAACATCACCGAGCTGAACGAGGTGCGCGCGGCCGCGGCCGACGCGGTCGTCCGCTGCGAGAACTGCCGCCGCATCCTGGTCCGTACGTCGGAGTCCGGCCTCTGA
- a CDS encoding Nif3-like dinuclear metal center hexameric protein, whose product MPRLSEVIAALDVLWPPERAEEWDAVGTVCGDPGAEVTRVLFAVDPVQEIADEAIAVGADLIVTHHPLYLRGTTTVAASHFKGRVVHTLIKHDIALHVAHTNADTADPGVSDALAGALGLRVTGPLVPENGLGRICELDHPLTLREFGARAAQRLPATAQGIRVAGDPDAIVRRVAVSGGSGDSLFDVVRAAGVDAYLTADLRHHPASEATQHPSPSGKLGLVDAAHWATEWPWCEQAAAQLDEISDRHGWDLRVHVSKTVTDPWSSHHTSGAPN is encoded by the coding sequence GTGCCCCGTCTGTCTGAAGTCATCGCCGCGCTCGACGTCCTCTGGCCCCCCGAGCGGGCCGAGGAGTGGGACGCCGTCGGCACGGTCTGCGGCGACCCCGGCGCCGAGGTCACCCGTGTCCTCTTCGCCGTCGACCCCGTCCAGGAGATCGCCGACGAGGCGATCGCCGTCGGCGCGGACCTGATCGTCACCCACCACCCGCTCTATCTGCGCGGTACGACGACGGTCGCGGCCTCCCACTTCAAGGGCCGGGTCGTGCACACCCTCATCAAGCACGACATCGCCCTGCACGTCGCGCACACCAACGCCGACACCGCCGACCCCGGCGTCTCCGACGCCCTCGCCGGCGCGCTCGGCCTGCGTGTCACCGGCCCCCTCGTGCCCGAGAACGGGCTCGGCCGGATCTGCGAGCTCGACCACCCGCTCACCCTGCGTGAGTTCGGCGCCCGTGCCGCGCAGCGGCTGCCCGCCACCGCGCAGGGCATCCGGGTCGCCGGCGACCCGGACGCGATCGTCCGCCGGGTCGCCGTCAGCGGCGGCTCCGGCGACAGCCTCTTCGACGTCGTACGGGCCGCGGGCGTCGACGCGTACCTCACCGCCGACCTGCGCCACCACCCGGCGTCCGAGGCGACCCAGCACCCGTCCCCCTCCGGGAAGCTCGGTCTGGTCGACGCCGCCCACTGGGCCACCGAATGGCCCTGGTGCGAGCAGGCCGCCGCCCAGCTCGACGAGATTTCCGACCGCCACGGCTGGGACCTGCGGGTCCACGTCTCGAAGACGGTCACCGACCCCTGGTCCTCCCACCACACCTCTGGAGCCCCCAACTGA
- a CDS encoding Zn-dependent alcohol dehydrogenase has product MRAAVLHEIGQDKLDVLDDVEAVGFGPGKVKIRVRATGLCHSDVSAMSGVLPQPAPFIPGHEGAGEILDVGDGVTSLTQGDRVLMCWLPACGVCPACKRGQSQLCLAGFMNAGTPNFKRPAGDVFGFAGTGTFAEEVVVDAGCAVPIPDDVPYDIAALIGCGVTTGLGAAINTAKVEAGSSVAVIGCGGVGISTIQGARVQGAAQIVAVDPVASRREAALRFGATEAIPPDELADAKQRITGGEGFDYVFEVVGKSATARTAYETTRRGGTLCIVGAGAMDDFLQLNMFELFFDEKRILPSMYGGGDVLRSYERAIALWRAGRVDLESLITHRVQLAEINEALTQMRTGEALRTCIEI; this is encoded by the coding sequence ATGCGCGCAGCCGTACTGCACGAGATAGGCCAGGACAAACTCGACGTACTCGACGACGTCGAGGCGGTGGGCTTCGGCCCCGGAAAGGTGAAGATCCGGGTCCGGGCGACCGGGCTGTGCCATTCGGACGTCTCGGCGATGAGCGGGGTGCTGCCGCAGCCCGCGCCCTTCATCCCCGGCCACGAGGGAGCGGGCGAGATCCTCGACGTCGGCGACGGGGTCACCAGCCTCACACAGGGCGACCGGGTGCTGATGTGCTGGCTGCCCGCGTGCGGTGTCTGCCCCGCCTGCAAGCGCGGCCAGTCGCAGCTCTGTCTGGCCGGGTTCATGAACGCCGGCACGCCCAACTTCAAGCGCCCCGCCGGTGATGTCTTCGGCTTCGCCGGCACCGGCACCTTCGCCGAGGAGGTCGTGGTCGACGCGGGCTGCGCCGTCCCGATCCCTGACGACGTCCCGTACGACATCGCCGCCCTCATCGGCTGCGGGGTCACGACGGGGCTCGGCGCGGCCATCAACACCGCGAAGGTGGAGGCCGGTTCGTCGGTCGCCGTCATCGGCTGCGGCGGCGTCGGCATCTCCACCATCCAGGGCGCCCGCGTGCAGGGCGCGGCGCAGATCGTCGCCGTCGACCCGGTGGCCTCGCGGCGCGAGGCGGCGCTGCGCTTCGGTGCGACCGAGGCGATCCCGCCCGACGAACTCGCCGACGCCAAGCAGCGGATCACCGGCGGCGAGGGCTTCGACTACGTCTTCGAGGTCGTCGGCAAGTCCGCTACGGCACGGACGGCGTACGAGACGACCCGGCGCGGCGGGACGCTGTGCATCGTCGGCGCGGGCGCGATGGACGACTTCCTCCAGCTCAACATGTTCGAGCTGTTCTTCGACGAGAAGCGGATCCTGCCGTCGATGTACGGCGGCGGGGACGTGCTCCGCTCGTACGAACGCGCCATCGCCCTGTGGCGGGCGGGCCGTGTCGACCTGGAGTCGCTGATCACCCACCGGGTGCAGCTGGCCGAGATCAACGAGGCGCTGACCCAGATGCGTACGGGCGAGGCGCTGCGGACCTGCATCGAGATCTGA
- a CDS encoding MaoC/PaaZ C-terminal domain-containing protein, which translates to MPIDAAKAIAAEPRSAEISWGHKDIQLYHLGLGAGVPATDPDELRYTLESRLHVLPSFATVAGAGMGVVGGLSAPGIDVDLAAVLHGGQTITLHRPIPVKGRATSTSRVAAVYDKGKAAILVLRSEAADEDGPLWTSDAQIFVRGEGGFGGERGPSVRVEQPEREPDKTVERAVREDQALLYRLSGDWNPLHADPEFAGLAGFDRPILHGLCSYGMTLKAVVDTLLDGNVTRVRSYSTRFAGVVFPGETLRIRMWQQDSSKVQVSVTAAERDDAPVLADTVVETS; encoded by the coding sequence ATGCCCATCGATGCCGCCAAGGCGATCGCGGCCGAGCCGCGCAGCGCCGAGATCAGCTGGGGCCACAAGGACATCCAGCTCTACCACCTCGGTCTCGGCGCCGGCGTCCCGGCCACCGACCCCGACGAGCTGCGCTACACCCTGGAGTCGCGGCTGCACGTCCTGCCCAGCTTCGCCACCGTCGCGGGCGCGGGCATGGGAGTCGTCGGCGGACTCTCCGCCCCCGGGATCGACGTCGACCTCGCGGCCGTCCTGCACGGCGGGCAGACGATCACACTCCACCGCCCCATCCCCGTCAAGGGCCGGGCCACCAGCACCTCGCGCGTCGCGGCTGTCTACGACAAGGGCAAGGCCGCGATCCTCGTCCTGCGCTCCGAGGCGGCCGACGAGGACGGCCCGCTCTGGACGAGCGACGCGCAGATCTTCGTACGCGGCGAAGGCGGCTTCGGCGGCGAACGCGGGCCGTCCGTACGGGTGGAGCAGCCCGAGCGCGAGCCCGACAAGACCGTCGAGCGGGCCGTCCGCGAGGACCAGGCGCTGCTCTACCGGCTCTCCGGCGACTGGAACCCGCTGCACGCGGACCCGGAGTTCGCCGGGCTCGCGGGCTTCGACCGGCCGATCCTGCACGGGCTGTGCTCGTACGGCATGACGCTCAAGGCGGTCGTCGACACGCTCCTCGACGGGAACGTCACACGCGTCCGCTCGTACAGCACCCGCTTCGCCGGGGTGGTCTTCCCGGGGGAGACCCTGCGGATCCGGATGTGGCAGCAGGACAGCAGCAAGGTCCAGGTGTCGGTGACGGCCGCGGAGCGGGACGACGCTCCCGTCCTCGCCGACACCGTCGTCGAAACCTCCTGA
- a CDS encoding class I SAM-dependent methyltransferase has product MNQPSTEAISKQIAALLDSPTTTHGLVRTLRAAAKEIELHQHHHASTRAYPDGRISATPDKVQIGGGSHRINSFFNIDAVPPADLLWDVREGIPLHDGTVQTLFSEHFLEHVDYPRSAKHYAREAHRVLAPGGRLVTGVPDAAFVLSQYPADPSLTAEMVERWYANRDCHGDINTYLDLINYVFRDQDDDPVYNPHYWAYDHEKLIQLFTEAGFRTVEPWPFDPAMANPKRQWGSVYVSAIR; this is encoded by the coding sequence ATGAACCAGCCCAGCACCGAGGCCATCAGCAAGCAAATCGCGGCCCTGCTCGATAGCCCGACCACCACGCACGGACTGGTCCGCACGCTCCGAGCTGCCGCGAAGGAGATCGAGCTGCACCAGCACCACCACGCCAGCACCCGGGCATACCCCGACGGCCGGATCAGCGCCACCCCGGACAAGGTGCAGATCGGCGGCGGCTCCCACCGCATCAACAGCTTCTTCAACATCGACGCCGTCCCGCCGGCCGATCTCCTGTGGGACGTCCGTGAAGGAATCCCCCTCCACGACGGCACCGTGCAAACTCTGTTCTCGGAGCACTTCCTGGAACACGTCGACTACCCCCGCTCCGCCAAGCACTACGCCCGCGAAGCCCACCGCGTCCTCGCCCCCGGGGGACGGCTCGTCACCGGCGTCCCCGACGCCGCGTTCGTCCTCAGCCAGTACCCCGCCGACCCGTCGCTCACCGCCGAGATGGTCGAACGCTGGTACGCCAACCGCGACTGCCACGGCGACATCAACACCTACCTCGACCTCATCAACTACGTCTTCCGCGACCAGGACGACGACCCCGTCTACAACCCGCACTACTGGGCCTACGACCACGAGAAACTCATCCAGCTCTTCACCGAGGCGGGATTCCGAACCGTCGAACCCTGGCCGTTCGACCCGGCGATGGCCAACCCAAAGCGGCAGTGGGGCAGCGTGTACGTTTCCGCGATCCGATGA
- a CDS encoding 3-oxoacyl-ACP reductase yields MSLPLEGLSAIVTGAGRGLGRAEALELAGLGASVVVNDYGQPGRGGTSHGEGHGGGSGEAGAAPAEEVAAEIRAAGGQAVAHLGDVSDFASARALVDLAVGTYGKLDILVNNAGILRDRMVFSMSEDEWDSVVRVHLKGHFNTTHFASVHWRERSKAAGGPVYGRVVNTSSEAFLAGSAGQPNYAAAKGGIVGLTTSTALALRKYGVTANVICPRARTRMTQDVFAGFAVPGDGSLDPLAPEHVSPLVAYLASPAASHVTGQLLVVHGGMVAIVERPKVAAQFDAAKEAFSYEELDAVLSPYYEARPADETFAATEVLGLKRG; encoded by the coding sequence ATGTCACTCCCCTTGGAGGGCCTGTCCGCGATCGTCACCGGCGCGGGCCGCGGACTGGGCCGGGCGGAGGCCCTGGAGCTCGCCGGGCTCGGGGCGAGCGTCGTCGTCAACGACTACGGGCAGCCCGGACGTGGGGGCACCTCCCATGGCGAAGGCCATGGGGGAGGCTCCGGCGAGGCCGGCGCGGCGCCCGCGGAGGAGGTCGCGGCGGAGATCCGCGCCGCGGGCGGCCAGGCGGTCGCCCACCTCGGCGACGTATCCGACTTCGCGTCGGCGCGCGCCCTGGTCGACCTGGCCGTCGGCACGTACGGGAAGCTGGACATCCTCGTCAACAACGCGGGGATCCTGCGGGACCGCATGGTCTTCTCGATGAGCGAGGACGAGTGGGACTCGGTCGTCCGGGTCCACCTCAAGGGCCACTTCAACACCACCCACTTCGCGTCGGTCCACTGGCGCGAACGCTCCAAGGCGGCGGGCGGTCCCGTGTACGGCCGCGTCGTCAACACCTCGTCTGAGGCGTTCCTCGCCGGCTCGGCGGGCCAGCCGAACTACGCCGCGGCCAAGGGTGGCATCGTGGGCCTCACCACCTCGACGGCGCTGGCGCTGCGCAAATACGGCGTCACGGCCAACGTGATCTGCCCACGGGCCCGTACGCGCATGACGCAGGACGTCTTCGCCGGCTTCGCCGTGCCGGGCGACGGCTCACTCGACCCGCTCGCCCCCGAACACGTCTCCCCCCTCGTCGCCTACCTCGCTTCGCCGGCCGCCTCCCATGTCACCGGGCAGCTCCTCGTCGTCCACGGCGGCATGGTGGCGATCGTCGAGCGCCCGAAGGTGGCGGCCCAGTTCGACGCGGCGAAGGAGGCGTTCTCGTACGAGGAACTGGACGCGGTGCTGTCGCCGTACTACGAGGCCCGTCCGGCGGACGAGACGTTCGCGGCGACGGAGGTCCTGGGGCTGAAGCGGGGGTAG
- a CDS encoding RNB domain-containing ribonuclease: MPRRQMHAVCAAEAPLLAALCALRTALDVPDGFPAEVLAEAERAAREPRLPDRDATSVPFFTIDPPTSTDLDQAMHLERRAGGGYRVRYAIADVAAFVRPGGALDTEAHRRALTLYFPDEKVPLHPAVLSEGAASLLPDQTCPALLWTIDLDADGRTVTTEVRRALVRSRAKLDYAGVQRQIDSGTAEEPVALLKEVGLLRERLEAERGGISLNVPEQEIVQEDHTYALEFRAPLAADGWNSQISLLTGMAAAELMTAAGTGILRTLPTAPGGAVARLRRTARALHIDWPHHVSYAQVVRSLDPANHRHAAFLQECTTLLRGAGYTAFSGGHLPDPAVHAAVAAAYTHCTAPLRRLVDRYAGELCVAAVAGQEPPAWTAEALDALPKEMAEGSRRAGTVERACVDIVEAAVLEGRVGEVFDAFVVDVKEREPDVGTVQLRDPAIVARVDGGGAALPLGEELPVRLTQAGPLDGPGAGPGAPRVRFVPA; the protein is encoded by the coding sequence ATGCCCCGCCGTCAGATGCATGCGGTCTGCGCAGCCGAGGCCCCGCTGCTGGCGGCCCTGTGTGCGCTGCGCACGGCGCTCGACGTGCCGGACGGCTTTCCCGCCGAGGTGCTCGCGGAGGCGGAGCGGGCGGCACGCGAGCCCCGGCTCCCCGACCGCGACGCGACCTCCGTCCCGTTCTTCACGATCGATCCGCCCACCTCCACCGACCTGGACCAGGCCATGCACCTGGAGCGCCGCGCGGGCGGCGGCTACCGCGTGCGCTACGCGATCGCGGACGTCGCCGCGTTCGTCCGGCCGGGCGGCGCGCTCGACACCGAGGCGCACCGGCGGGCGCTGACGCTCTACTTCCCGGACGAGAAGGTCCCGTTGCACCCGGCGGTGCTCTCCGAAGGCGCGGCGAGTCTGCTGCCGGACCAGACCTGCCCGGCGCTGCTGTGGACGATCGACCTGGACGCGGACGGCAGGACCGTCACGACGGAGGTGCGGCGGGCGCTGGTGCGCAGCCGGGCCAAGCTCGACTACGCGGGGGTTCAGCGGCAGATCGACTCCGGCACCGCCGAGGAGCCGGTGGCCCTGCTGAAGGAGGTCGGGCTGCTGCGCGAGCGGCTGGAGGCCGAGCGGGGCGGCATCTCGCTCAACGTCCCCGAGCAGGAGATCGTCCAGGAGGACCACACGTACGCGCTGGAGTTCCGCGCCCCGCTCGCCGCTGACGGCTGGAACTCGCAGATCTCCCTGCTCACCGGCATGGCCGCGGCCGAGCTGATGACCGCGGCGGGCACCGGGATCCTGCGGACCCTGCCGACCGCCCCCGGCGGCGCGGTCGCCCGGCTGCGCCGCACGGCGCGGGCGCTGCACATCGACTGGCCGCACCACGTCTCGTACGCGCAGGTCGTCCGCTCGCTCGACCCGGCGAACCACCGGCACGCGGCCTTCCTCCAGGAGTGCACGACGCTGCTGCGGGGCGCCGGCTACACCGCGTTCAGCGGCGGGCACCTGCCCGACCCGGCCGTGCACGCCGCCGTCGCCGCCGCGTACACGCACTGCACCGCCCCGCTGCGCCGGCTCGTCGACCGGTACGCGGGCGAGCTGTGCGTGGCCGCCGTCGCCGGCCAGGAGCCGCCCGCGTGGACGGCGGAGGCACTGGACGCGCTCCCGAAGGAGATGGCCGAGGGCTCGCGGCGCGCGGGCACGGTGGAGCGTGCCTGCGTGGACATCGTCGAGGCGGCCGTGCTGGAGGGGCGGGTCGGTGAGGTCTTCGACGCGTTCGTGGTCGATGTGAAGGAGCGCGAACCGGACGTCGGCACCGTGCAGTTGCGGGACCCGGCGATCGTCGCCCGGGTCGACGGCGGCGGGGCGGCGCTCCCCCTCGGCGAGGAGCTGCCGGTGCGGCTCACACAGGCCGGTCCGCTGGACGGTCCGGGGGCCGGCCCGGGGGCGCCGAGAGTGCGGTTCGTGCCTGCGTGA
- the eda gene encoding bifunctional 4-hydroxy-2-oxoglutarate aldolase/2-dehydro-3-deoxy-phosphogluconate aldolase — protein sequence MTSVLDLAPVIPVVVIDDATDAVPLARALVAGGLPAIEVTLRTPAALDAIRAIADEVPDAVVGAGTVITSAGAADAAAAGARFLVSPGWTDPLLDAMRSSGVPFLPGVSTASEVVALLERGVTEMKFFPAEAAGGTAYLSSLSGPLPQARFCPTGGVSLASAPSYLALPNVGCVGGTWMLPPSALAARDWTRVESLAREAAALRA from the coding sequence ATGACCTCCGTGCTCGACCTCGCCCCCGTCATCCCTGTCGTCGTCATCGACGACGCCACCGACGCCGTGCCGCTCGCCCGCGCCCTGGTCGCGGGCGGCCTGCCGGCGATCGAGGTGACGCTGCGCACGCCTGCCGCGCTCGACGCGATCAGGGCGATCGCGGACGAAGTACCGGACGCGGTCGTCGGCGCGGGCACCGTCATCACGTCGGCCGGCGCGGCGGATGCGGCCGCGGCCGGTGCGCGCTTCCTGGTCAGCCCCGGCTGGACCGACCCGCTGCTGGACGCGATGCGGTCGTCAGGCGTGCCGTTCCTCCCCGGGGTGTCGACGGCGTCGGAGGTCGTCGCGCTGCTGGAGCGCGGGGTGACGGAGATGAAGTTCTTCCCGGCGGAGGCGGCGGGTGGCACGGCCTACCTCAGCTCGCTGTCCGGACCGCTGCCCCAGGCCCGCTTCTGCCCGACGGGCGGCGTGTCCCTGGCCTCGGCCCCGTCGTACCTGGCCCTTCCGAACGTGGGCTGCGTGGGCGGCACGTGGATGCTGCCCCCGTCCGCGCTGGCGGCCCGCGACTGGACCCGCGTGGAGTCCCTGGCCCGGGAGGCGGCGGCGCTCCGCGCGTGA